The DNA sequence AAAAAACTCTCATacaattgaattaatttttttcaaaaataaaaattattatttatcttttactttggCGATCGGAGACAACGAGCCGGCAACCACGGCAAGCGGTGGTCATCGGTGGCGGTAGGGGTTGGCGGTGGGCGACGATGGTGATAGTGGTTAACAGTGATCGACAGTGGTTGGCAATGGGTGGCGTGTAGTAGGGAGTGAGTATAGAGAGTGATACAGAGCGAAAAGAGCGAGAGAAGCACTGATAATGAAAAGAGGTCGAATTCGTAAAGAGTTAATGCGAAATGAGAGATATGTTGATGTcgagagatttttatttttgaaagaaaaataattttttttacttttgaaaacgGGTCGAAAAtaacttttgaagtaaaaaattacatcataaatagaaaaataaatttgggaaatcaaacgaatttcttttagaagttgAGTTGCCAAATAAaattctgtttcagaaatatTATCACACACCCCcttgcctttttattttattttattttatttaaccACTCAAGTAACCAATGAGTTTGACCCAAAGTCGGAAAGTAAAGGAGATGGTGCACCGGTGCTGAAACAGCATTTAAGAAAGATTCCGACAACAATGTTACATCAAGTTCATCGGTTTCGAGGCCAGAGATGGTTTTGGTCTTTAGTGGAGTTGACTTAAAATAAAACATATTGGGAcgaaacaaaataaattttttttttatttcacgagGCTCGTGCCATCGTAACCCGCAAAAAATTTACCGAATATCGATATAGCCCTTGCACGACCTTTCGAGGCTCGGGCAACATCGGCACCGCcttatttctcttttcattcttaaaaaaaaaagggtatattttttacttctttgatcacttcgctatatatatatatacgcgcacacacacacactcactTATACAgtgtaaaataattaattaataaaataaatattttttttttcctcttccatttttttttcttattttattgatGGCTGGTTTCGAACGATAGTCGGTGAGGGCGAGGCGAGCGCAACCCTCGACCTACTAGAGCGAGGCCACCTTCGATGGGAACGATCAGACGAGGTTCGTTGGcactcgaccaaaaaaaagtattgaaagaaaataaaaaaaatttaaaattttaaaaaatataaaatgtcaAAGTCAACATTGACACCGTCACTTTGGACGATTCGCATTCACATAAGTAATTTCGCCAAAATctaatggattcaattggcaaaacgtgactcaattggcactataattgaccaaaaaagtTGGCAccataaaatgtttatgatttttttttatcgaaaaaaatatatatgattgAGTTGAGACAAATGTCGtggatttatgacttttttttttttgtaatttctcctAATAAGGCAATCggttccaaattcaaatcatacCCAACTAAAAAATAGTCTTTTGCTCTTTTCCTCTGGGCATTCTTCTAAAGATTATAGAGTATTGAATCTTTACGACATCAAAACTTGGCCTCAAGAAATCACAAAACTTAAAATAAGATCATCCACGTCAAACCAATGTTAAATGGACCAAGAATCATAGATTGCATTTCGTATTTGGAAAAAGccataaaaattctaaattatgcCTGTTGCGACAATTCgtcatgaactttttattgttacattaaaaatctcaaattataccTATcgcgacacatttaccctaaactttttatggtgatatgaaaaatctcaaacttttacttaCGTGACACGGTCACCCTCCGTCGAGGTTCTATCATATGATTTTTATATATCAATCTAGCCATGTCGGTGCCATATCAATATTTTTTGCTTCTGGCAGATTTTTAACGGTACTTATTGATAGAACCTAAACGGAGGTTAAATGTATCACGCAAGTataagtttgagttttttttttttgtgtcacggaAAAGATTTAGTTTCACAGTATTTATAAATTTCACTGGACGTATTTCTCCATCGTAGAGCGACCGACCACAAAATACGTACGGTTATACAGAGAAAGGTTTTATACGGGGTTTTCGCTTCGGTCGCACGTTCACCTAACCTGAAAAACTCCCAACTGAAACTGCACCGATCTTCACTCACCGAGTCACTCCCTCGCTCGCTCACTCGCTCACTCGCCTCACTCGCCCACACTCCCCCTCTCTTCCCCTGATATGCACCGGCCGTGTCCTCCATCGATCCACCAATGACCCACCAAGCCCGAACCCAGAGCCGCCGCCTCTCCACCTGCCCCCGCCACCCCACCGCTACCCCTGTCACCGGCTTCTGTGCCTCCTGCCTCCGGGAGCGCCTCGCCGGCATTGGCCCCTCCGCCCACCAGGAGATCGCCAGCCACTCGAGCCAACCCCTCCGTCGCTGCAAGTCATACTCCTCCGCCAGGCGACATGGGCTCTCCGGCGTCTCCGCCGAGCCCCGCCGCAAATCCTGCGACGTCCAGGCTCGGAGCACCCTCTCCGATCTGTTCACCCTCGACGATGGAGGGAAATGTGAGAAAGGCGAGGCCTTGTTGGGGTTGAGGGAAGAGGATGAGAATGAGCGAGagccagaggaggaggaggatgaggaggaaaTTAGGGTTTGCGTGAGACACGTTGAAGCGAATGAGAATGTTGTCAATAATGGAAGTGTCGACGAGGGTTTTGACGATGAGGCGGAGTTCAAGACCATGAAGGAGTTTATAGATCTCGAATGGCAGAGCAAGAAGCAGACAAGGAAGAATATCAGTGGTTTGTTGGAGGCAGCATGTTTGTTTCGCCGGAGGTTGGGGAAATGGCGCcggaaggagaagatgaagaagcaaTGTGGCGGTAATGGTGACGATCTGGGGGTTGCAGCGGGTGCGACGGGGAAGGTCGGTCTGAGGAAGTTGAGGGAAGCACAATCTGAGGTCGCAGAGTATGGATTGGGAAGGAGATCATGCGATACAGATCCGAGATTGTCGGTTGATGTGGGTAGGGTCTCGGTCGATGAAGTTCGGTGCTCCATGGACGAGCCGAGGGCATCTTGGGATGGGTATTTGGTCGGGAGGGGTTATCAGAACCCACGGCTCAATCCGATGGTGTCGTTTCTCGAGGACGTGAAGGTGATTGATATTGGTTTCAAGAACAGAGTTTTGGTTGAAGACAAGCTGAATGTGGTGAATGAGGAGGGTGGGAGGAGCCCAGGTGGGTCTGTTCAGACTAGGGATTATTACAAGGAGCAATTTTGCCCAcagaggcggaggaggagtTTCGAGCGGCTGAATTCCACTAGGAAGGGAAGTTTAGTGGATGATGATGTGAAGTTGGTATCAAATATGAAGATCTCTCCTGCCTCCACAGAATTATTTTACGGGGCAAAATTGCTCATTGCAGAGGAAGAATTGAGGGGTTCGAGCTCAAAGTCCAGCAACGAGGATAGGATGGAGAGTACCGAGTCTGCATCAAAGGATGATGGTTCTATTGCTGATGGGGTTGATGAGAAACGGTTCAAGAAGTTGCCTGGTTGGCGAAAAGCATGGAATATATGGGGTTTGATTCAGAGGAGCGAGAGCAAATGCGCAATTGAGGAACATCATGCTGCTGAAAATTTGGAAGAACAGCCACCGCGAGTCTCCAATGGAGAAGCAAATGGTGCTATAAGCCAGAGGCTCGACCGCAGTTACAGTCGGAACTGCTCCAACATCGATGGGCCTGGATCTTTGAATGGTACAGGAGTCACTGAGAGCAAAGGGATTGGCTTGAGGAATAGGGAGGAGTCTCCGTTAACGAGGAATCAGAGTGTGAAATACTCTCCGAACAATCTCGATAACGGTCTGCTAAGATTTTACTTGACTCCATCAAGGAGCTATGGAAGTAAATCTGTCAAGAGTAGGCTGCGGACCCACACTTCGAAAAAGAATTTCATGCTGTAAACTGTAAAGACATGCAAAATCTGTGTATTTCTTTCTTCCTGGTTAGTTATAAGAACAATGTTTGTCATCAGTTCCCTCCTTCAAATTGCAATGAAGCAAATGCTAACTCTTTGGCGacctttcttttctctgttttcatATGATTGTGGCGGATTGGCGGATTTACTGGGGACAGGCTACATGTGgagggaagaaagagaagttTTTTCTATTGAAAGCGAAGTTTTTGTTAATGTCTGACGCGCACAGGCCCTACTCCATGGACTCTGTGATTGCATTGTAAATTTCCTTACTTTGCAAGTAGGCGGCTCACTCTCCCTATCATAAGTCAATGGCTGAATAATAGAATTCTCTCTGTGATGACTCAGAGAACTTCTGGAGAGGTAGAAGGAAACATTTTCCTTCATAACTGGTTTTCAACTTGCAGAGGAGGCTCGGACGAAGGTCGCTACTACTACAGTCCATAAATTCTGTTAGAGAATAAGGTTAGATATATCATTGTTGTCCTTTATAGTTTTCTTTCCGTTTCTAGGAAACATTCCCACTGTCATTAGTAAACCCCGTTCATGCTATGCCGAGAGGAAGACGCGATGCAGAGACCATGAACGTCCATTGCCCGGGGGAGAATCCAAAAGGGTGTGCCCCTGTTTTCAGTCTCCATTCAAAAACAGTGGCGATAGGCTTGACTTTGAGCCCAGTAAGCAGGTTGGGCTTTCGTACTTCTCCAAGATTCTTCATGTCTTCTTCTAGAATGAGTCTCTTCTTTCGAGAGAGGGAGACAGAGGCAGAGAGAGTAAAGATGGACTTTTCGAGCAAACGAGAGGACAAAGTCGGTCACATTAGGAGAACAAATTTCATGGTATTATCCATCCGGCATCAAGAAAATAGTGAATGATCTTATCAATACACAAATGTATATCTCGGCACTAGGTTAGCATTTCACTATGTAATAAAAAATTGTAGAGAGTTCTTCatcattaagaaaaaaataaaactccgATTCAATGGTAAacgaaaataatattttaaaaaccCAATTGTAAAGAACATCAGAAATTCATAGTTTTGGGAAGAACATCAAACCAGGCGCGAGTGATGTTTTTGATCAATGCAATCGACATTACATGAATTATCCAATTTTCAAAGTCACGAGTTTTTCAAGGGAATAAAAAAGTCACAAGCTTTTCCATGTTATACGTATAATCAAGGAATTTATGACAGTAAACAAGGGCCCTTAAACTAAAAATCTTTTTGGCTAAACAAGCTTCTCCAAATGCCCCTGCTGTTAAATTCGTAAAAGCAGTGGcaaaatgaaaacaacaaaaaaagaaaatttcaaataagtacaTGAAATGCTCCCATTGGAGTGCCCTTATTATTTCATAAAAGGGCCTGACTTGGGCAGGGCACTACAAGCCCTTATTTATAGGTGTGCATAGGATATTCTTTGAATAAAATGAGgatacttcaagcccttatttggaattttcccaagcAAAAATGAAGAGCAAAGTCCTTCTACTGATAAAATGCGAAGTCTAAGTTGAATAATGTACATCAAAACCAGGTAAAACTTTTGACCAGATTCTTAACCAGCACTGCTTGTTACAAGAAAATTTTGTGGCAATTCAATGAAGACGTCTCCTAAATTAGTGCAAGCAACCGGTAGCTTGAAAATAAATACTTGGGGTGCTCAAAGCccaaggacaaaaaaaatactCTGATGTCCAAACATAAAACTATATTCTCGTAATAACGTCCGCAACGGTAATCAATCGGTTTGTCACATCCTTTAGCGATCATGCGCCACATTACCGAGTGACCCTGTATCCCTACATTGACAGATCACAGAATCACACCTCAATTTTGGGAAGATAACTGGATGCGTGTTGATTTCAGCTATCTTATAAGGAGCTTTAGAAACTGGAATCTAATTGTTTATGTAATTTGAATGGACGCAGAAAGCTGCATACCTTAACTCTCTTCAGCAGATCCTTCGCATTGGCATCTTTGCTGAAATGATCACGTACAGGCTGCATAAGTAAAAATGAATTAGGAATTCCATCAAGGAGCTATAGATAGACATGTGTCCCCCCAAAGTTTGCAAGGGCTTCAGTTGCTGTAATTGCAAATAATAGTGTACTCCTAACGCTCGTGTGTGGAAATTCTCATGCTCTCTTCCATACTAGCAGAATATCATGTAGCTTGGCTCTTCATACGTGATGAGACCAAATGGTCATTCAGGATTCTCAACCGTTTGTGCCTGCATAAAAAGATGCTCGTGAGGATTGAAGGGAGCTTACCTGAAGTATCTTATTCAAAGACTTTGAAAGGGCCGGTTTCAGATCACCAGGATGCAAATCTCCACGTTCATAGTCAACAACAAGTTCATCAAAGCTTTTAAAGGTCCTACGTggcaagaaagcaagaaagagcaACAACGTAATCAAAATACACTAATATTCAATTAGCATGATAAAGTTGTAGGTGAAAAAGCAACTCGACATCATAGACAGCTCACTTGTCACTGCCGTTATCTGCAGATCGCTCCACTTTGAACTCATTAAACCACGGCAATACGATGTATTTTATGTACTCCAAACATGGGTTTCCTTCAACAATCATAGGTGGACAGTATGCTTTTTTTATCTTCACATTCACCTCGGCCTACATatggcataaaaaaattattcttcagaagataaaataaaaaggcgGTTCCTCACTACTGCACAAGGATATGCAGCTCTGTCACAAAATTTTACCTCGTCATCTTCCATAAAGATGGATGAGGACGGATcgctttttgacattttttcttGGCCTTGCTGCAGACCAGGGAGCATATCTGCATACCAAAACAATCAAGACCAAATAACCATTCCAACCTTAGAAAGACAACTGAATTTATGAGAAGAAAGAGAGTCAAACCATACGATGAGACAAAATGATAGGcttgttctttctctttataAGATCACAGTACTCTCTGGCAAGTACATTCACCTTTCGTTGATCCATTCCCAATTGACAAATGTCAGCCTGTTCAAGTAAAAGCATTTTGCAAAGACATTTTAGAAGCGACAAACAGATACAGCACAAACATTAAAATCACAAACAGCAAGGCTACCGGAATACTGTCCAGCTGTCCCAATCACGATTCATTCACTGCACTATCAAGTACAACTCAGCACACACATTTTGCAAACAGTCTTTTTTGGTACTAGAGATCACAAATAGCACTTATAATTTGCATGTATTTGTGGGAAAGAATTGAACCAAAGGTCGAACAACCCATATTATCCAACAAAAAGATGTATGAACTCATGCATGCAGCTCACAATTTCCTGCATGTATTCATCGTGCTTGCAGTTTTTACAAGTCGTTGTTCAACTATAGAATAAACTGCTAAGCACATTATCAAGaaggaagataaaaaaccaagcAAACATTGTCTCTCTAGGAAGTCATAGACCAAAAAACATAAGAATTGACAGAAAATGAGTATTGCAATAAAGTCTGATGACAAAACACTATAAGCaccttcaagaaaaatatgtcgGCACATTGCATGCATGGGTAGAAAATTTGGGCTGCACTCAGCTCGTCCTGTTCGCTACGACCCATTATCTGTGAGCACCTGAAAACAACAAAACCGATGAGTAGTGATCTATTATATCAGTCGGGATCAACAAAACAATTGCGGGCCTTAGTTATATACCTCATTATTCTAGGGAGCTTGTTTCGGCGAGCAATGTCCATAACCAGTGGCCAGTATTCGTGTGACCGGGAGTTAATTTCTTCTGACGACCACAGAAATTCCACTTTATTATCTGAGAGATCCATGCCGACAGCTTTCCATATTTCGATCATATAGTGTCCAactgtttggattttttttaaatctccaCCCATTTTGTTGTTCAACTGAGCAAACCAATCAGCAATCCATATCTTAACTTTGCATCCAGCAGAAGTCATTTTGTTCACACTTATCGTCTTCATGACTCCCTGTGCTCTAAAGGAAAATGCGAATATGAACTTCCAAACTAATAAAAATCCAGCCCCAACAAAATTTTACATTAATCTCCAGCTTAAAATTGAAAAGCAAGCGTCCTTTAAAATTGCAAGCAAAACAGCAGAAACAAGCCACTAAGTAGCAAAATGTCTCCACAACAAAAATCAATCCTCTGAATGAGTTAGCATATAAGTCCTTCACACCAAGATATCTTTTCTCTTTGACAAAAAAGGGCAACGATTAGTAACGCACAAGCTACAATAAAAGACAGATGGTTTTGACGCACAATATAGGCAAcagtaggcaaaaaaataaattacgtACTATAGAATGGCAATATGCAAGCTTATTGCATATAACCAGACATCAGTCTACATTTAATCAGCCTCATGTGCATTTTCTGTCTGCTACTTGCTCAATTACGAAACCAAGCATCTTTCAAGTTCATGGTGCAGAAAAAGGATTGCAATCTGTCATTACTTCGAGACTAACTTTATAAAATGATGATGGGTATTTGGACATTTCCAAATGATACTGCATGGACAATAAACTAAAACAGGACCGTTCTATCTCAAACCTTCATATTCGACTGGCCAAAAAGCTTGGAGACAAAAATTAGGCCACTTTACCCTTGACGCAAGTTACAAATTATGTCAAGTGCAAATATTTTCCGAAGTAAGAGGTAGGCACCCGGTGAGAGACAAGAGTACTTGATGCTACATCTACGAACCAATCTAGCCAAAGCATTATAAGTTGCAATGATAGATATGAATTTATGTGAAACTATATAGAGTATTCTATTAAACTATAATGGGCCAAATACAATAAATCAACCCAACAAAAAATCAGACTATCTCAAGGGAAAGAGGGGATCAGGGGAAAACAAGACCTGAGCAATGTGCATTCGGCCAGATGGTTCGAATCCATCATAGCAAATGGGTAGGGGTTTCTTGGTTAGAAGATTCATCAGCTCATCTTCCTGAATGCACTCTTCCCCAATGCTCCTCACAATTCGAAACCTCTCCTCCGGACTCatcctgacaaaaaaaaaaaaaaaacccatcaaGGAAATTCAACACACTCGCAGACCAATATATGATCCTTTCATGCAATTTCCAGATCGTGACCAAGTGGAATTCGAAGAGCTTACTGGGTGACTGTTGGGCAACTCGAGGAGGAGCCCCCTTCTGCCTGACAATCCATGGAGAGAGACTCCAGTTCATTGGAAGGGGGGTTCTGATCAGcttgattttccatttaaaTGAAGTTTTCGCGAAAGCCCAGTTCAATAAAATACTCCTCCCACACCCCAGAGATCTGCATAAGCCCAATGGAGATGCGCTAACCTCAAGAACCTCCAATCACTCGAACAATTCATGATAATTGAAACACGCTAAAAGAACCATCTAATCCTACGCTTCAGTTGTCCAGAAGTTGAAGGTATTTAAAGCAACGAAACATGAACAGCAATCCTTGGCAGAGACATGATGGGGGGAAAAATACCTTCGCGCGATACAGAGATGAGGGCGATGAAGGTAGAGAGAACCAAGAAACGCGCCGGCAATGTACTGAGAAAACCCAAAACCCTAGCTTTATGGAGCCAGGCGGCTTAAATGGTGTGGATCTGCTGCTGATCAGAACGTTGCGTGGGCTAATCAACGAAGGGTGATGGCTGGAATATTGTGCACTGTGAGCgtaaaccaaaaatgaaaaattgcaaagCAATCTGTTACTGTCAGTAAAAtttcgaccagaaaaaaaaaattctgttagTAAAATACTACTGTTCTTCCAAGAAATTACCTTTGTAAGGCAATCTGTTAATAAAATACCACTGTTCTTCCAAAAAGTTACCTCGCTCCATCTCCCTCATGTCTGATAAGCTTGTAGAAAGCTACTCGTCTTTgtcaaataaaaagaatttacaCACGTATAAAACATGTTATATGGTGCGCGGATAAAaacatttaatttcttttactCGTTTCATAACTTTTCACCAACTCATTAATATTTTCACTTGGGGCATGATTATAGTTAACCGATTGTTCAGTGGTAAACTAGCACGGTAACTTATCACCATAATCCTCCATTTAGATCTCAATTCCCCTACCTTCAAAATCAAACTCAACAACTATTGTTCTTGAGCCGGGAACATACGAGAATTTTTTACCATTTGGATTACATATCGATTATATAAAATTGTCCCATTATAATGTAGTTGTTCCAAtttaatgattattttttttattattaacttGCTTTTAAAGAAAACTACGTCATACATTCTTCTTATCTCGTGCTTTACAATATCGACGTGTGTAATATTGATAGAGCTTTAGCACCGTACAAGTACTAATTACTAATGGCAATTCTAGCATGTCGGATTCATTAACGTGTAAGTAAATTCGGGGTTTAATTCACGGTCTTATGTAAGAGCTTAACACTACTGAGTGTATAAGAAAGTTATTAATCATGTATGGTAGTGCCGTTAATACGATGAATACTTTCTTATCAAATATTTGctaatcacataaataaatcatcaatcaaatttttttacctATAGTTAAAAGGCGATAACCATTTGGAAAATCGATTAGTTACTAACTTTTCATAGGAAAAATTGTGTGATTTTTATTAAACATTGGATCGCGTGAgtataaaaagcaaaaacaaatagAAAGTATGGTTAGtatcatgaaaaaccttaaattgtaaacttatgataaattcatctttaattaatttttttatcataaaaaactccaaattagtatACCTATGAAAGACTTTAAAAATGAACTTTTATATTATGCAAAAGTAAGTACGTAATTATATAAATTTATGTATTTGCTGTGATTACCACATTGAAAATAGTGTGTAGTAGCTAGTTATGTCTTTTATGTAATGATCAATGTCTGGCAAAAATTTCATCGTATCTAAACTTAGTAAATTCGTAATGTTCATATTTGTTTTTCCTGCGAAAAATTTAGTAACTAATGGATTTTCGA is a window from the Rhodamnia argentea isolate NSW1041297 chromosome 8, ASM2092103v1, whole genome shotgun sequence genome containing:
- the LOC115736616 gene encoding tyrosine--tRNA ligase 1, cytoplasmic isoform X1 — protein: MENQADQNPPSNELESLSMDCQAEGGSSSSCPTVTQMSPEERFRIVRSIGEECIQEDELMNLLTKKPLPICYDGFEPSGRMHIAQGVMKTISVNKMTSAGCKVKIWIADWFAQLNNKMGGDLKKIQTVGHYMIEIWKAVGMDLSDNKVEFLWSSEEINSRSHEYWPLVMDIARRNKLPRIMRCSQIMGRSEQDELSAAQIFYPCMQCADIFFLKADICQLGMDQRKVNVLAREYCDLIKRKNKPIILSHHMLPGLQQGQEKMSKSDPSSSIFMEDDEAEVNVKIKKAYCPPMIVEGNPCLEYIKYIVLPWFNEFKVERSADNGSDKTFKSFDELVVDYERGDLHPGDLKPALSKSLNKILQPVRDHFSKDANAKDLLKRVKGYRVTR
- the LOC115736609 gene encoding protein OCTOPUS-like isoform X1 — its product is MTHQARTQSRRLSTCPRHPTATPVTGFCASCLRERLAGIGPSAHQEIASHSSQPLRRCKSYSSARRHGLSGVSAEPRRKSCDVQARSTLSDLFTLDDGGKCEKGEALLGLREEDENEREPEEEEDEEEIRVCVRHVEANENVVNNGSVDEGFDDEAEFKTMKEFIDLEWQSKKQTRKNISGLLEAACLFRRRLGKWRRKEKMKKQCGGNGDDLGVAAGATGKVGLRKLREAQSEVAEYGLGRRSCDTDPRLSVDVGRVSVDEVRCSMDEPRASWDGYLVGRGYQNPRLNPMVSFLEDVKVIDIGFKNRVLVEDKLNVVNEEGGRSPGGSVQTRDYYKEQFCPQRRRRSFERLNSTRKGSLVDDDVKLVSNMKISPASTELFYGAKLLIAEEELRGSSSKSSNEDRMESTESASKDDGSIADGVDEKRFKKLPGWRKAWNIWGLIQRSESKCAIEEHHAAENLEEQPPRVSNGEANGAISQRLDRSYSRNCSNIDGPGSLNGTGVTESKGIGLRNREESPLTRNQSVKYSPNNLDNGLLRFYLTPSRSYGSKSVKSRLRTHTSKKNFML
- the LOC115736609 gene encoding protein OCTOPUS-like isoform X2 encodes the protein MTHQARTQSRRLSTCPRHPTATPVTGFCASCLRERLAGIGPSAHQEIASHSSQPLRRCKSYSSARRHGLSGVSAEPRRKSCDVQARSTLSDLFTLDDGGKCEKGEALLGLREEDENEREPEEEEDEEEIRVCVRHVEANENVVNNGSVDEGFDDEAEFKTMKEFIDLEWQSKKQTRKNISGLLEAACLFRRRLGKWRRKEKMKKQCGGNGDDLGVAAGATGKVGLRKLREAQSEVAEYGLGRRSCDTDPRLSVDVGRVSVDEVRCSMDEPRASWDGYLVGRGYQNPRLNPMVSFLEDVKVIDIGFKNRVLVEDKLNVVNEEGGRSPGGSVQTRDYYKEQFCPQRRRRSFERLNSTRKGSLVDDDVKLVSNMKISPASTELFYGAKLLIAEEELRGSSSKSSNEDRMESTESASKDDGSIKLPGWRKAWNIWGLIQRSESKCAIEEHHAAENLEEQPPRVSNGEANGAISQRLDRSYSRNCSNIDGPGSLNGTGVTESKGIGLRNREESPLTRNQSVKYSPNNLDNGLLRFYLTPSRSYGSKSVKSRLRTHTSKKNFML
- the LOC115736616 gene encoding tyrosine--tRNA ligase 1, cytoplasmic isoform X2 produces the protein MMDSNHLAECTLLRAQGVMKTISVNKMTSAGCKVKIWIADWFAQLNNKMGGDLKKIQTVGHYMIEIWKAVGMDLSDNKVEFLWSSEEINSRSHEYWPLVMDIARRNKLPRIMRCSQIMGRSEQDELSAAQIFYPCMQCADIFFLKADICQLGMDQRKVNVLAREYCDLIKRKNKPIILSHHMLPGLQQGQEKMSKSDPSSSIFMEDDEAEVNVKIKKAYCPPMIVEGNPCLEYIKYIVLPWFNEFKVERSADNGSDKTFKSFDELVVDYERGDLHPGDLKPALSKSLNKILQPVRDHFSKDANAKDLLKRVKGYRVTR